The Geobacillus stearothermophilus ATCC 12980 genome contains a region encoding:
- a CDS encoding ammonium transporter, with protein MDEKTLTLGLDALWVMLSAVLVIGMQAGFALLEAGSTRMKNSGHVAGKQILSFAIASLAFWAFGFAITFGAGNSFIGTEGWFLKEGKGTFDSLSWANVPLELKFLFQLGFAGVSLAIAWGGFAERAKLSVYFLFGTIFTIAIYPVIGHWVWGGGWLGQLGMQDFAGSTVVHLQGAIAALIATVLLGPRIGKFNKDKTPNVIPGHNQVYTVIGGLILWIGWFGFNAGSTMAVGDGFFGYVALTTNLAAAAGAVAAIVTAKILVGKADIPTMVNGVLAALVAITAACAFVEPWAAVIIGAVAGSFTFWTSIYFERKGIDDPIYAFSVHGIAGIIGTISTGFFASPRLVEITGIGKAGLFYGGGFDQLIVQTVGVLGAAVYVAAVSFIILYAMKKTIGLRVTAEQEISGLDISEHGSYGYPEQLDPAYQPKTAAQQ; from the coding sequence ATGGATGAAAAAACGTTGACGCTTGGGCTGGATGCCCTCTGGGTCATGCTTTCGGCGGTGCTCGTCATCGGCATGCAGGCAGGGTTTGCTTTGCTTGAGGCCGGATCAACGCGCATGAAAAACTCCGGGCATGTGGCTGGCAAACAAATTTTAAGCTTTGCTATCGCCTCATTGGCGTTTTGGGCGTTCGGCTTTGCGATTACGTTTGGGGCTGGGAATAGCTTCATCGGGACGGAAGGATGGTTTTTAAAAGAAGGAAAAGGAACGTTTGACTCGTTGTCGTGGGCGAATGTGCCGCTCGAGCTCAAATTTTTATTCCAGCTCGGCTTTGCCGGCGTGTCGCTGGCCATCGCTTGGGGCGGCTTCGCTGAGCGGGCGAAGCTGTCTGTTTATTTTCTTTTTGGCACGATTTTTACGATCGCCATTTACCCGGTGATCGGCCATTGGGTGTGGGGCGGCGGCTGGCTCGGGCAACTCGGGATGCAAGATTTCGCTGGTTCAACCGTTGTCCACTTGCAAGGCGCGATTGCGGCGCTCATCGCCACGGTCTTGCTTGGCCCGCGCATCGGCAAGTTCAATAAAGACAAGACGCCAAACGTCATTCCGGGGCATAACCAAGTGTATACAGTCATTGGCGGATTGATTTTATGGATCGGCTGGTTCGGCTTTAACGCTGGCAGCACGATGGCGGTTGGCGACGGATTTTTCGGCTATGTGGCCTTGACGACGAACTTGGCTGCTGCGGCGGGGGCGGTCGCTGCGATTGTGACGGCGAAAATTTTGGTCGGCAAAGCGGACATTCCGACGATGGTCAACGGTGTGTTGGCGGCATTGGTTGCCATTACAGCGGCGTGCGCGTTCGTCGAACCGTGGGCGGCGGTCATCATCGGTGCAGTGGCGGGATCGTTCACGTTCTGGACGTCCATCTACTTCGAACGCAAAGGGATTGATGATCCAATTTACGCCTTTTCCGTCCACGGCATTGCCGGCATTATCGGCACGATTTCAACTGGGTTTTTCGCTTCGCCGCGTTTAGTCGAGATCACGGGCATCGGGAAGGCCGGACTGTTTTACGGCGGCGGATTTGATCAGCTGATTGTGCAAACGGTCGGGGTGCTCGGCGCTGCGGTGTATGTCGCTGCCGTTTCGTTTATCATCTTATATGCCATGAAGAAAACGATCGGACTGCGTGTGACGGCGGAACAAGAAATTTCAGGTCTTGATATTAGCGAGCACGGCTCTTATGGCTATCCGGAACAGCTCGATCCCGCGTATCAGCCGAAGACAGCTGCCCAGCAATAG
- a CDS encoding DUF294 nucleotidyltransferase-like domain-containing protein, whose product MESLAEKVAERLSAAESAAELRFCHDELARELRRCLTLEQMEQLASDIVCVHEAILRRAFFLAERETMKQSVGIRPSAWCWYVMGSIGRREPTIWTDQDHGVLFDCPEEVEADCYEFIRHMAAIGVDMLHEAGYPYCSGYVMATNKRWAQSVRGWEQQLSSYFESGWPNDIRFLLIAMDMRPLYGELRLAEEGRRMLFSAVAKRPPLLARMGEHVQFPPVPLGWLGNVQTERWGPHSGAVHMKQSGYVQLANALKWLACFAQVPAADTAERRRALEAAGVLTAPLSTAVGEALSVYYSIRLKYSTEARDGREYVLWRTLERTEQKQLKQAMRTAKRLQRFVARQVARIHA is encoded by the coding sequence GTGGAATCGTTGGCGGAAAAGGTGGCCGAACGGCTAAGTGCAGCCGAGTCGGCCGCCGAACTTCGTTTTTGTCATGATGAACTGGCGCGTGAACTGCGGCGCTGTTTGACGCTTGAACAAATGGAGCAGCTTGCAAGCGACATCGTTTGTGTGCATGAAGCCATCCTTCGCCGCGCGTTTTTCCTTGCGGAGCGGGAGACGATGAAACAGTCGGTCGGCATTCGTCCCTCGGCGTGGTGCTGGTATGTGATGGGAAGCATCGGCCGGCGTGAGCCGACGATCTGGACGGATCAGGATCACGGCGTTTTATTCGACTGTCCCGAGGAAGTGGAGGCGGATTGTTATGAATTCATCCGCCATATGGCGGCGATTGGGGTGGACATGTTGCATGAGGCTGGGTATCCGTACTGCTCCGGTTACGTGATGGCGACGAACAAGCGGTGGGCGCAGTCGGTCCGCGGTTGGGAGCAACAACTTTCTTCCTATTTCGAAAGCGGGTGGCCGAACGACATTCGTTTTTTGTTGATCGCGATGGATATGCGTCCGCTTTATGGCGAGCTGAGATTGGCTGAGGAGGGCAGGAGGATGTTGTTTTCAGCGGTGGCCAAACGGCCGCCGCTGTTGGCGCGCATGGGGGAGCACGTTCAATTCCCTCCGGTTCCGCTCGGTTGGCTGGGTAACGTGCAAACGGAGCGATGGGGGCCGCATAGTGGGGCCGTTCATATGAAACAAAGCGGCTACGTGCAACTCGCCAACGCCTTAAAATGGTTAGCCTGTTTTGCTCAAGTCCCAGCGGCGGACACGGCAGAGCGGCGGCGGGCGCTTGAGGCGGCGGGCGTATTGACGGCACCGCTTTCCACCGCCGTTGGCGAGGCGCTGTCTGTTTACTATTCGATTCGTCTCAAGTACAGCACCGAGGCGAGGGATGGTCGTGAATATGTGTTATGGCGGACGCTTGAGCGGACAGAGCAAAAGCAGCTGAAGCAAGCGATGCGCACCGCAAAACGGTTGCAGCGCTTTGTCGCCCGGCAGGTGGCTCGCATTCATGCATGA
- a CDS encoding 3'-5' exonuclease, whose amino-acid sequence MHERHRFWQRALRLLSLGVPREASSALFGHDHSLQQETWLRSLQKEKQHIINWHDRLTDIPFVIIDMETTGFSPEQGDEILAMAAAKTVGGAVTDMYMTLVKPEKPIPQHISALTGIEAKDVVFAPPLAEALRTFVPFIATGVLVGYHIGHDLAFLRHALWRHYRQKWSGRFLDLQPMMTLIGHSCPTFDDALACYGICCPRRHTADGDVEAMAKLWAILLDEFRQRGIDTLHDLYAALSRH is encoded by the coding sequence ATGCATGAGCGGCACCGTTTTTGGCAGCGGGCGCTCCGCTTGTTGTCGCTTGGCGTTCCGCGCGAGGCATCATCCGCCTTATTTGGGCATGACCATTCGCTGCAACAGGAAACATGGCTTCGCTCGCTGCAAAAGGAAAAACAGCACATCATCAATTGGCATGACCGTTTGACTGACATCCCGTTTGTCATCATCGATATGGAAACGACCGGCTTTTCCCCGGAGCAAGGCGATGAAATTTTGGCCATGGCGGCAGCGAAAACGGTCGGAGGAGCCGTGACCGATATGTACATGACGCTCGTCAAGCCGGAAAAGCCGATCCCGCAACACATCTCCGCCTTGACCGGCATTGAGGCGAAGGATGTGGTGTTCGCTCCGCCGCTTGCCGAGGCGCTGCGCACGTTTGTGCCGTTTATTGCCACAGGCGTTTTAGTCGGCTATCATATCGGCCATGATTTGGCGTTTTTGCGCCATGCCCTTTGGCGCCATTATCGGCAAAAATGGAGCGGACGATTTCTTGACTTGCAGCCGATGATGACGCTGATCGGCCATTCGTGCCCGACGTTTGACGATGCGTTAGCTTGTTACGGCATCTGTTGCCCGCGCCGCCATACGGCGGATGGCGACGTCGAAGCGATGGCAAAGCTATGGGCGATTTTGCTCGATGAATTCCGCCAGCGCGGCATCGACACGCTGCATGATCTGTACGCCGCGCTCAGCCGCCACTGA
- a CDS encoding PCYCGC motif-containing (lipo)protein, whose translation MAACMLSFSVLLSGCADGNSQEQSHSHITKTATGDIRETTKSIEHLPSFLSAFEEEMAVLYQQAAEHRELLENIPCYCGCGQSAGHKNSYDCFVYETKEDGSVVWDDHATKCGVCLEIAAESIAAYDQGKSIKDIRHMIDEKYKEGYAEPTPTKPL comes from the coding sequence ATGGCGGCATGTATGTTGTCGTTTAGCGTTCTTCTGTCAGGATGCGCAGATGGCAACAGCCAAGAACAAAGCCATTCGCATATAACGAAAACCGCCACTGGCGATATTCGCGAAACAACAAAATCGATCGAGCATTTGCCAAGCTTTTTGAGCGCGTTTGAAGAAGAGATGGCGGTCTTGTACCAACAGGCTGCTGAACACCGCGAGCTGCTTGAGAATATCCCTTGCTATTGCGGCTGCGGGCAATCAGCTGGCCATAAGAACAGTTATGACTGCTTTGTCTATGAAACTAAAGAAGACGGCTCGGTCGTCTGGGATGATCATGCGACCAAATGCGGCGTCTGCTTGGAGATCGCCGCTGAATCGATCGCCGCTTACGATCAAGGGAAATCGATCAAAGACATTCGGCATATGATCGATGAAAAATATAAAGAAGGCTACGCCGAACCGACGCCGACCAAACCGCTCTAA
- a CDS encoding ABC transporter substrate-binding protein — protein MKSRHLTLFSAFILSLLLLAGCGGKQEETAKPAENNGAKAEVSYTVEHAMGPTEIKGTPKRVVILTNEGTEALLALGIKPVGAVKSWTGDPWYDHIKDKMEGVKELGLESEPNVEAIDALKPDLIIGNKMRHEKIYEQLKQIAPTVFSETLRGNWKDNFMLYAKAVNQEEKGKQIIAEYDKRIEDLKAKLGDKLNMKVSIVRFMAGDVRIYHKDSFSGVILDQLGFARPESQNVNDFAETGVTKERIPAMDGDILFYFTYETGDGKASELEKEWINDPLFQNLNVAKQGKVYKVSDTIWNTAGGVLAAHLMLDDIEKYFLQGQ, from the coding sequence GTGAAATCACGACATCTCACCCTTTTTTCCGCCTTCATTCTTTCTCTCCTGCTTCTCGCGGGCTGCGGCGGAAAACAGGAAGAAACAGCCAAACCAGCGGAAAACAATGGGGCGAAAGCGGAAGTGAGCTACACGGTCGAACACGCCATGGGCCCGACCGAAATCAAAGGAACACCCAAACGGGTCGTCATTTTGACGAACGAAGGAACAGAAGCGTTGCTGGCGCTAGGCATAAAGCCGGTCGGCGCCGTCAAATCGTGGACGGGCGATCCGTGGTACGACCATATTAAAGATAAAATGGAAGGCGTCAAAGAGCTCGGTTTGGAGTCAGAGCCGAACGTGGAAGCGATCGACGCCTTGAAACCGGATTTGATCATCGGCAACAAAATGCGCCATGAAAAAATTTACGAACAACTGAAACAAATCGCCCCGACCGTGTTCTCAGAAACGCTGCGCGGCAACTGGAAAGACAACTTTATGCTGTATGCGAAAGCTGTGAACCAAGAGGAAAAAGGGAAACAAATCATTGCTGAATATGACAAACGCATTGAAGACTTAAAAGCAAAACTCGGCGACAAGTTAAACATGAAAGTCTCGATCGTCCGCTTTATGGCCGGTGACGTGCGCATTTACCATAAAGACTCGTTCTCCGGCGTCATTTTGGATCAACTTGGCTTCGCCCGCCCGGAATCGCAAAACGTAAACGACTTTGCGGAAACCGGCGTGACGAAAGAACGCATTCCAGCAATGGATGGCGACATCCTGTTCTACTTTACATATGAGACGGGGGACGGCAAAGCGAGCGAACTTGAAAAAGAATGGATCAACGACCCACTCTTTCAAAACTTAAACGTCGCGAAACAAGGCAAGGTGTACAAAGTGAGCGACACGATTTGGAACACGGCTGGCGGAGTACTTGCGGCCCACTTGATGTTGGATGATATTGAAAAATATTTTCTGCAAGGCCAGTAA
- a CDS encoding IucA/IucC family C-terminal-domain containing protein encodes MRLSEEEVKALETYRFSSEAADVSSSMLLARLLNDDGQLAKYVAHVRAEMGAANDAVAASMLVKRLSFLAPMALYAMSVWNKRLVLDPERIWLDTDGEGEMWMPRFCLAPPEAEMCGIERSGWREQAVRDVFAGLFAPLIVRLRRLTRVSPLILWENVAIYVYWVYERWLEDESLAPVADRLRDDFYFLVYDADGRLFGQKDNPLRRFWKGASGMQRTTCCLYVQTNGGTCCQTCPLKARQRQTG; translated from the coding sequence ATGAGGTTAAGTGAAGAAGAAGTGAAAGCGTTGGAAACGTACCGTTTTTCGAGCGAAGCTGCTGATGTCTCGTCATCGATGTTGTTGGCCCGGCTGCTGAATGATGACGGGCAGCTCGCGAAGTATGTGGCGCACGTCCGCGCCGAGATGGGGGCGGCAAACGACGCGGTTGCCGCTTCGATGCTCGTCAAGCGCCTAAGCTTTTTGGCGCCGATGGCCTTATACGCCATGTCGGTGTGGAACAAGCGGCTTGTGCTCGATCCTGAGCGAATTTGGCTTGATACGGACGGCGAAGGGGAAATGTGGATGCCGCGCTTTTGCCTTGCGCCGCCGGAAGCGGAGATGTGCGGCATTGAGCGCAGCGGTTGGCGCGAGCAGGCCGTTCGCGACGTGTTCGCCGGCTTGTTCGCTCCGCTCATCGTCCGGTTGCGGCGCCTGACGCGTGTATCGCCGCTCATCTTATGGGAAAATGTCGCGATTTATGTGTACTGGGTATATGAACGTTGGCTTGAGGATGAGTCGCTTGCTCCGGTCGCCGACCGGCTGCGCGATGATTTTTATTTCCTTGTTTATGACGCAGACGGCCGCCTGTTTGGCCAAAAAGACAATCCGCTCCGTCGCTTTTGGAAAGGCGCGAGCGGCATGCAGCGGACAACGTGCTGCCTATACGTGCAAACCAACGGGGGGACATGCTGCCAAACGTGCCCACTCAAAGCCCGCCAGCGGCAAACCGGGTGA
- a CDS encoding putative bifunctional diguanylate cyclase/phosphodiesterase, whose protein sequence is MDKYTAFFHHFTEAVVILNLQGVIIYNNPAFAGLALSEEVQRTLSVEGRALVERVKQRPAAFRWELLGGLLVAGVSPIIGENGQTAAVLCVLRRQAEESGLQERLAEAERRLQLIVEHSSDYVLIFSRHGELAYIPPSWKHKTDERHPITYKDVLAFVHPDDAPAVAQKLAELYDTYETQAAEFRKQGEQGEWIWVEAQGEAILDEAGALDCVIVTVKNISERKRYEEKLCQLSYFDSLTGIANRSYFERHIHELIASQTPFALCYLDFDKFKWINDHFSHQAGDYFLREAVKRVERALRPGDFFARIGGDEFVLLLPNITKTEMTALAERLVSSFHEPFYYDKQLIQSTLSIGIAFFPKDSDRIEQVMKYADQALYEVKERGRNGYAFYRPTEHRQAVIEQDLPFAVMRGQFYLCYQPKVRLAKGRAMGVEALLRWRHPALGDIPPLDFIPLAEESGFIFEITLWVLERACRQVKEWERKFPRLKLAVNLSPFLLNRPELVEHVKRILRETGLAPDRLILEVTESGLMENIETGRHILTELQRLGVQAAIDDFGTGFSSLAYIRNLPVSLLKIDRSFIQGIAENSKDATIVDTIIHLAKSLDIEVLAEGVETESQVALLSQMDCDYAQGFYFSRSLEAEKLQQWLEEHNRNACGEPPA, encoded by the coding sequence ATGGACAAATATACGGCCTTTTTCCATCACTTCACAGAAGCAGTGGTCATCTTGAATTTGCAAGGCGTGATCATTTACAACAATCCGGCTTTTGCCGGCTTGGCGCTGAGTGAAGAAGTACAGAGGACGCTGTCCGTCGAAGGACGGGCGTTGGTTGAACGGGTGAAACAGCGCCCGGCTGCCTTTCGCTGGGAGTTGCTTGGCGGCTTATTGGTTGCGGGGGTGTCGCCGATCATCGGTGAAAACGGACAGACGGCCGCCGTCTTATGCGTCCTGCGCCGTCAAGCGGAAGAGAGCGGGCTGCAGGAGCGGCTGGCCGAAGCGGAAAGGCGCTTGCAGCTGATCGTCGAACATTCGAGCGATTATGTATTGATTTTTTCCCGCCACGGTGAGTTGGCGTACATTCCGCCGTCGTGGAAACACAAAACGGATGAGCGCCATCCGATAACGTACAAAGATGTGCTGGCGTTTGTCCATCCGGATGATGCGCCGGCGGTGGCGCAAAAACTGGCTGAGCTGTACGATACATATGAAACGCAAGCTGCAGAGTTTCGCAAACAAGGGGAGCAGGGCGAATGGATTTGGGTCGAAGCGCAAGGGGAGGCGATTCTCGACGAGGCAGGGGCATTGGATTGCGTCATTGTAACCGTGAAAAACATCAGCGAGCGGAAACGGTATGAAGAGAAGCTCTGTCAGCTTTCCTACTTCGATTCGCTTACCGGCATCGCCAACCGCAGCTATTTCGAGCGGCATATTCATGAGCTGATCGCGAGTCAGACGCCGTTTGCCCTTTGCTATTTGGATTTTGACAAATTCAAATGGATCAACGATCATTTTTCCCATCAAGCCGGCGATTACTTTTTGCGCGAGGCGGTCAAGCGCGTCGAGCGGGCGTTGCGTCCCGGCGACTTTTTTGCCCGCATCGGCGGCGATGAGTTTGTTCTCTTGTTGCCAAACATCACGAAAACGGAGATGACCGCCTTGGCCGAGCGGCTTGTCAGTTCGTTTCACGAGCCGTTTTATTACGACAAACAGCTCATCCAATCGACTTTATCGATCGGCATCGCTTTTTTCCCGAAAGACAGCGATCGGATCGAGCAAGTGATGAAATACGCTGATCAAGCGTTGTACGAAGTGAAAGAGCGGGGGCGGAACGGCTATGCCTTTTACCGCCCGACCGAGCATCGGCAGGCGGTGATCGAGCAAGATTTGCCGTTTGCCGTTATGCGCGGGCAGTTTTATTTATGCTATCAGCCGAAAGTGAGGCTTGCCAAAGGCCGGGCAATGGGCGTTGAGGCGCTGTTGCGCTGGCGCCACCCGGCGCTTGGCGACATTCCGCCGCTTGATTTCATCCCGCTGGCTGAAGAGAGCGGCTTTATTTTTGAAATTACGCTATGGGTGTTGGAACGGGCGTGCCGCCAAGTGAAAGAATGGGAAAGAAAATTTCCCAGACTGAAGTTAGCGGTCAATTTATCGCCGTTTTTGCTCAACCGCCCCGAACTTGTCGAGCATGTGAAGCGCATTTTGCGCGAGACGGGGCTAGCGCCTGATCGGCTCATTTTAGAAGTGACAGAAAGCGGGCTGATGGAAAACATTGAGACAGGAAGACACATTTTAACCGAACTGCAGCGACTTGGTGTACAGGCGGCGATCGATGACTTTGGCACCGGTTTCTCTTCGCTCGCGTATATCCGCAATTTGCCGGTGTCGCTGTTGAAAATTGATCGCAGTTTTATTCAAGGCATTGCGGAAAATTCGAAAGATGCGACGATTGTCGATACGATCATTCATTTAGCCAAAAGTTTGGATATTGAAGTGTTGGCGGAGGGAGTCGAGACGGAGTCGCAAGTGGCGCTTCTGTCGCAAATGGATTGCGACTACGCGCAAGGATTTTATTTCAGCCGTTCGCTTGAAGCGGAAAAGCTGCAACAATGGCTAGAAGAACACAACCGCAACGCTTGCGGCGAACCGCCGGCGTAG
- a CDS encoding DUF5634 family protein: protein MEFVPRSVVIDEFIDTLEPMMEAYGLDQVGIFEEHGEGNRYYIGYTINKNDEMITIHMPFVKNERGELALEKQEWTVRKDGREKKGFHSLQEAMKEIIH from the coding sequence ATGGAATTTGTGCCAAGAAGCGTCGTGATCGACGAGTTTATCGACACGCTTGAGCCGATGATGGAAGCGTATGGCCTCGACCAAGTCGGCATTTTTGAAGAGCATGGTGAAGGCAATCGCTATTATATCGGTTATACGATCAACAAAAATGACGAGATGATCACCATTCACATGCCGTTTGTCAAAAACGAACGCGGTGAACTGGCGCTTGAGAAGCAGGAATGGACCGTTCGAAAAGACGGTCGGGAGAAAAAAGGCTTTCATTCGCTGCAAGAGGCGATGAAAGAAATCATCCATTAA
- a CDS encoding histidine phosphatase family protein, with amino-acid sequence MGTTLYLTRHGETKWNVEKRMQGWQDSPLTEKGRQDAMRLGKRLEAVELAAIYTSTSGRALETAELVRGGRLIPIYQDERLREIQLGDWEGKTHDEIRQMDPTGFDHFWNAPHLYAPRRGERFCDVQQRALEAVRRIIERHEGETVLIVTHGVVLKTLMAAFKGAPLDQLWAPPYMYGTSVTIVEVNADVFRLVVEGDVSHLEEVKEV; translated from the coding sequence ATGGGGACAACCTTGTATTTGACCAGACATGGGGAAACGAAGTGGAACGTCGAAAAGCGGATGCAAGGATGGCAAGACTCGCCGCTCACGGAAAAAGGGCGGCAAGACGCCATGCGGCTTGGAAAGCGGCTTGAAGCGGTGGAATTGGCCGCGATTTACACAAGCACAAGCGGCCGGGCGCTGGAAACGGCCGAGCTCGTCCGCGGCGGGCGGCTCATTCCGATCTATCAAGACGAGCGGCTGCGAGAGATTCAACTTGGCGATTGGGAAGGCAAGACGCATGACGAGATTCGGCAAATGGATCCGACTGGGTTCGATCATTTTTGGAACGCGCCCCATCTGTACGCTCCAAGGCGAGGCGAGCGGTTTTGCGACGTGCAGCAGCGGGCGCTTGAAGCGGTGCGGCGCATCATCGAGCGGCACGAGGGAGAAACGGTGTTAATCGTCACTCACGGCGTTGTGCTGAAAACGCTTATGGCGGCGTTCAAGGGCGCGCCGCTTGACCAGCTGTGGGCGCCGCCGTATATGTACGGCACGAGCGTGACGATTGTGGAGGTGAATGCGGACGTGTTTCGCCTGGTTGTGGAAGGCGATGTTTCCCATCTAGAAGAAGTCAAGGAAGTATAG
- a CDS encoding nucleoside recognition domain-containing protein, whose protein sequence is MPAADLSNQFDQLMNEAKSLAPADTREQIVSAIFQTSAALSQECVTHTAVAKRDRTEQIDRIVTSKRWGFPIMLALLAAVLYMTIAGANVFSDSLARLFGTIETYLTMAFQAIHAPDWLHGLIVLGLYRGTAWVVSVMLPPMAIFFPVFALLENYGYLPRVAFNMDRLFKKAGAHGKQSLTMAMGFGCNAAAIMSTRIIESPRERMLAILTNNFVPCNGRWPTLILLSSLFMAAGYTGGWNTFVTAGVVVAMVLFGIVVTLTVSWVLSKTALRGIPTHYTLELPPYRRPKIMETIIRTTLDKSLYVLKRAVTVAAPAGILTWVLGNVHVGDTTVLAYLADWLDPFAKALGLDGYILMAFILGLPANEIVVPILLMGYLSAGALIEADGLHSLKQLLLDHSWTWLTALNMMLFSLLHYPCGTTLVNIYKETKSAKWTFVAFALPTAIAIAVTFTTAQLARWLGLV, encoded by the coding sequence ATGCCTGCTGCGGATCTGTCAAATCAGTTTGACCAGCTCATGAACGAAGCCAAGTCATTAGCACCGGCTGACACGCGTGAACAGATCGTGTCTGCCATTTTCCAAACGTCCGCTGCGCTTTCTCAAGAATGTGTCACGCATACAGCGGTCGCAAAACGTGATCGAACGGAACAAATTGACCGGATCGTCACGTCGAAGCGGTGGGGATTTCCCATTATGCTGGCGCTTCTCGCCGCTGTCCTGTACATGACGATCGCCGGCGCCAACGTATTTTCCGATTCGCTCGCCCGCTTGTTCGGAACGATCGAAACGTATCTCACCATGGCCTTTCAAGCGATTCACGCCCCCGACTGGTTGCACGGCCTCATTGTACTTGGCCTATACCGCGGCACGGCTTGGGTCGTCAGCGTGATGCTGCCGCCGATGGCGATTTTCTTTCCCGTATTCGCGTTGCTCGAAAATTATGGCTACTTGCCGCGTGTCGCCTTTAACATGGATCGCTTGTTTAAAAAAGCGGGGGCGCATGGCAAACAATCACTGACGATGGCCATGGGCTTCGGCTGCAACGCGGCGGCCATCATGTCGACGCGCATTATCGAATCACCGCGCGAACGAATGCTGGCCATTTTGACCAACAACTTCGTCCCCTGCAATGGACGTTGGCCAACGCTGATCCTGCTTTCCTCCTTATTTATGGCAGCCGGCTATACAGGCGGATGGAACACGTTCGTGACAGCAGGTGTGGTCGTCGCCATGGTGTTGTTTGGCATCGTCGTCACGTTGACCGTTTCATGGGTCTTATCCAAGACGGCCTTGCGCGGCATTCCGACCCATTACACGCTGGAGCTGCCGCCGTACCGACGCCCGAAAATCATGGAGACGATCATCCGGACCACCCTCGACAAATCGCTCTATGTGCTGAAACGGGCGGTAACGGTTGCGGCGCCGGCCGGCATTCTGACATGGGTGCTCGGCAACGTTCACGTGGGAGATACGACCGTGCTGGCGTATTTAGCCGACTGGCTTGACCCATTTGCCAAAGCATTGGGATTGGATGGCTACATTTTGATGGCGTTCATTTTAGGCTTGCCAGCCAATGAAATTGTCGTGCCGATTTTGCTGATGGGCTATTTATCCGCGGGGGCGCTCATCGAAGCCGATGGTCTGCATTCTCTTAAACAACTTTTGCTCGACCACAGCTGGACGTGGCTCACCGCCCTTAATATGATGCTGTTTTCCCTGCTTCACTACCCATGCGGCACGACGCTCGTCAACATTTACAAAGAAACGAAAAGCGCAAAATGGACGTTCGTCGCCTTTGCCTTGCCGACAGCGATTGCCATTGCGGTCACCTTTACGACCGCACAGCTAGCGAGATGGCTCGGGCTCGTATAA
- a CDS encoding FeoB small GTPase domain-containing protein: protein MTDMTYTIALMGNPNTGKSTLFNVLTGLRQHTGNWPGKTVTHAEGECRHRGALYRIVDLPGTYSLYSNSADEEVARDFLLFQRPDVTVVVVDATALERNLNLALQVLEMTDRVIIAINLMDEAKKKGIHINTKKLAVKLGVPVVPISARNREGIDALLDTVDAMAHGRINTTPLSIRYSPEIERGIAKLLPLVKDVMGDTYPARWIALRLLDGDASLLQALKQPPQPLIKEGNAYACCGSVKSV from the coding sequence ATGACTGATATGACGTATACGATTGCCTTAATGGGAAATCCGAACACCGGCAAAAGCACGTTGTTCAATGTCTTAACGGGCCTGCGCCAACATACCGGCAACTGGCCCGGGAAAACGGTCACTCATGCCGAAGGAGAATGCCGCCACCGCGGCGCATTGTACCGGATCGTCGACTTGCCGGGAACGTATTCGCTCTATTCCAATTCAGCCGATGAAGAGGTGGCGCGCGATTTTCTTCTGTTTCAACGTCCTGACGTCACGGTCGTTGTCGTCGATGCGACGGCATTAGAACGCAACTTGAATCTAGCGCTTCAAGTATTGGAAATGACCGACCGCGTCATTATCGCTATCAATTTGATGGATGAAGCGAAAAAGAAAGGCATTCATATCAATACAAAAAAATTAGCCGTCAAACTCGGCGTGCCGGTCGTGCCGATCTCGGCCCGCAACCGGGAAGGAATCGATGCACTGCTTGATACAGTGGATGCCATGGCGCATGGCCGCATCAACACCACCCCGCTTTCCATCCGGTACAGCCCGGAAATCGAACGAGGCATTGCCAAACTTCTTCCACTCGTGAAAGACGTGATGGGAGACACGTATCCTGCTCGCTGGATCGCTCTTCGTCTCCTTGACGGTGATGCATCGCTGCTTCAAGCGCTGAAACAACCGCCGCAACCATTGATCAAGGAGGGGAACGCGTATGCCTGCTGCGGATCTGTCAAATCAGTTTGA